A genomic segment from Candidatus Binatia bacterium encodes:
- a CDS encoding DUF2029 domain-containing protein yields MTRQHGEEPPSIVRRWCAKVAESAAAQVWVRRAIVVYVLAVFIVRIHHEGDFAGYLRAGELVLAGQDPYRSTGVNNTWPPFFSVLCVPLAVLARPTAYLARCVWFVLNFTALWWVAAMSAELVYGRRMTWRDPWGLSISSPWVLVPLLLSERYVSSNFDHVQINILLFALVLSGLKMQAEGRWLWGGSLIGLAAAIKLLPLTFLGYFAWRRRWKVFFSTAGTFVALSLSPMLIWGWSRFWDYFAGWRERVESGWGVGRLNQSVWAMWDRWLGHGMVPLVTPGAHDIPSSGSPWVPVAVAGTLLVFAGALWWRACRTAPTSWQSLCEWSLVFVGTALFSPVTWKAYLAVSLLPNMLLFAAWWNAAPSSVLGRAAATGLIASAVTNLLSPGILGRNLAARLEMACVPTLVGLALLAALICAYPYLVPPSGEAPQSAAQTRPGGAARG; encoded by the coding sequence GTGACCCGGCAACATGGTGAGGAACCTCCGTCCATAGTTCGCCGCTGGTGCGCCAAAGTGGCGGAGTCCGCTGCGGCTCAGGTGTGGGTTCGCCGCGCCATCGTTGTCTATGTGCTCGCCGTCTTTATCGTGCGTATCCACCACGAGGGCGATTTCGCGGGTTACCTTCGCGCCGGCGAGCTCGTGCTCGCCGGACAAGATCCCTACCGCTCGACTGGAGTGAACAACACCTGGCCGCCGTTTTTCAGCGTACTTTGTGTGCCGCTGGCTGTGCTTGCCCGGCCAACCGCGTACCTGGCTCGCTGTGTGTGGTTCGTGTTGAACTTTACCGCACTTTGGTGGGTGGCGGCGATGAGCGCGGAGCTCGTTTACGGGAGGCGCATGACCTGGCGCGACCCATGGGGGCTCTCGATCAGCAGCCCGTGGGTGCTGGTGCCATTGTTGCTGAGCGAACGGTACGTGAGTAGCAACTTCGACCACGTGCAAATCAACATCCTCTTGTTCGCCCTCGTGTTGAGTGGGCTCAAGATGCAGGCCGAGGGCCGATGGCTGTGGGGCGGCTCCCTCATCGGTTTGGCGGCCGCCATCAAACTCCTCCCGCTGACGTTTCTCGGATACTTCGCGTGGCGACGGCGTTGGAAGGTGTTCTTCAGTACCGCAGGCACGTTCGTGGCGCTCTCGCTTAGCCCGATGCTAATCTGGGGTTGGTCACGGTTCTGGGATTACTTCGCTGGTTGGCGGGAGCGGGTGGAATCTGGATGGGGCGTTGGCCGGTTGAATCAATCGGTGTGGGCGATGTGGGACCGCTGGCTCGGCCACGGCATGGTTCCATTGGTGACCCCGGGCGCCCACGACATCCCTTCCTCTGGCTCTCCTTGGGTGCCAGTGGCGGTAGCAGGCACGCTCCTCGTGTTTGCTGGCGCGTTGTGGTGGCGAGCCTGCCGTACAGCACCCACAAGTTGGCAATCGTTGTGCGAGTGGAGCTTGGTGTTTGTTGGCACGGCGCTGTTCTCGCCGGTGACGTGGAAGGCGTATCTCGCTGTTTCCTTGTTGCCGAACATGCTGTTGTTCGCGGCTTGGTGGAACGCCGCACCTTCGAGCGTGCTCGGTCGCGCAGCCGCAACCGGCCTGATCGCGAGCGCAGTGACGAATTTGTTGTCACCCGGAATTCTGGGGCGCAACCTGGCAGCACGCCTGGAGATGGCCTGCGTACCTACGTTGGTCGGACTCGCGTTGCTCGCTGCGTTGATCTGCGCCTATCCGTACCTCGTGCCGCCAAGCGGGGAGGCGCCGCAATCGGCGGCGCAGACAAGGCCCGGCGGCGCAGCTCGCGGCTAG
- a CDS encoding primase C-terminal domain-containing protein, with product MTDANRQREPDARQPQSWRRRYRFVDCAAAKAPGFRNHLLPVEQVGEFVSRFGPDECFATIFFFSEEALLYLAEHRVDGHPSIAGFDGKVWASFLPIDVDAEASLAGLGEALRLTQHTYAFLRKSWQIPDTAMHVYFSGHKGFHLLVDTRVFGRVAPATDLHRVFSLFRLRLWQALRAPATAARFDLAIGDKVRLLRLANTRHNRSELYKIPLSPEELFTLSPPDIVQLARAPRALSRTQCQGLLPLEPVHSVVSAQQVFAQARRMVRRGRVHPYRFPAPPADVETALCPARQLMLEQDIPEGFRNNVAIRLASALRRAGYSELHTRNILRAWNQRLTRPLKERELQSVIRSAYARPFPYAYGCHDEVMRRFCPFRDHLLACDLYRQQHPQRHAE from the coding sequence ATGACCGATGCCAACCGACAACGCGAACCCGACGCTCGCCAGCCACAGTCGTGGAGGCGCCGCTACCGCTTTGTGGACTGTGCGGCCGCAAAGGCCCCGGGTTTCCGGAATCACCTGTTGCCTGTGGAGCAAGTGGGGGAATTCGTGTCTCGGTTTGGACCGGACGAATGCTTCGCCACAATCTTCTTCTTTTCAGAAGAAGCCCTGCTCTACCTCGCCGAGCACCGCGTCGACGGTCATCCCTCCATCGCCGGCTTCGATGGCAAGGTATGGGCCTCGTTTCTCCCAATCGATGTCGACGCCGAAGCTTCCTTGGCCGGGCTCGGCGAGGCCCTTCGGCTGACACAGCACACCTACGCCTTCCTCCGGAAGTCATGGCAAATTCCGGACACAGCGATGCATGTCTACTTCAGCGGCCACAAGGGCTTCCACCTGCTGGTAGACACCCGCGTGTTCGGCCGCGTTGCGCCGGCCACGGATCTGCACCGAGTCTTCTCGCTGTTCCGCCTCCGCCTTTGGCAAGCGTTGCGCGCTCCCGCGACCGCAGCCCGCTTCGATCTCGCGATCGGCGACAAAGTGCGTTTGCTGCGGCTTGCCAACACGCGCCACAATCGAAGTGAACTCTACAAGATTCCTCTTTCTCCTGAAGAGCTGTTCACACTTTCACCACCGGACATTGTGCAGCTGGCTCGCGCACCACGTGCTCTCAGCCGAACACAATGCCAGGGGCTGCTTCCGCTCGAGCCGGTGCACTCGGTTGTATCGGCGCAACAGGTGTTCGCACAGGCCCGGCGCATGGTGCGCCGCGGCCGCGTGCACCCCTATCGCTTTCCGGCACCCCCCGCGGATGTCGAAACAGCCTTGTGCCCAGCACGGCAACTCATGCTCGAGCAGGACATCCCCGAAGGCTTTCGGAACAATGTAGCTATTCGGCTTGCTTCTGCCTTGCGGCGCGCGGGCTACAGCGAGCTTCATACCAGGAACATCCTGCGCGCTTGGAATCAGCGACTCACCCGCCCGCTAAAAGAGCGCGAACTGCAAAGCGTGATTCGCTCGGCGTACGCCCGCCCGTTCCCCTACGCCTACGGCTGTCACGACGAAGTGATGCGCCGTTTCTGTCCGTTCCGCGATCACCTGTTGGCGTGCGACCTCTACCGGCAGCAGCACCCGCAACGGCACGCGGAATAA
- a CDS encoding acyl-CoA carboxylase subunit beta, giving the protein MPVLSTRIDPKSATFRANYEAMLEQVRYLQEQLALARAGGGDKYVARHRERGKLLPRERIELLLDPDAPFLELSPLAAWGTEYTVGGGVVTGVGVVQGVECVIVANDPTVKGGAVNPYGLEKSLRALEISAKNRLPLIHLTESAGADLPVQSKIFVPGGKTFREITRRSAERVPTICIVFGSSTAGGAYVPGMSDYVVMVKGQAKVFLGGPPLVKMATNEDADEESLGGAEMHSRVSGVSDYLAEDERDAIRIAREIVAHLNWRKLGQARTRAVEEPRYDPEELLGIPSVDLRKPFEVREVIARIVDGSYFEEFKTNYGTTLVCGWAHLHGYPLGILANNGILFSDSSQKAAQFIQLCNKIDVPILFLQNITGYMVGVQYEQGGIIKDGAKMINAVANSTVPMFTVMIGSSYGAGNYGMCGRAYDPRFLFTWPNHRIAVMGPEQLAGVMSIVRRQAAERAGQPYNEEQDRTIRQMVVQQIEQESHAFYATARLWDDGIIDPRETRTVLGIAISAAFNNVVKGSDSFGVFRM; this is encoded by the coding sequence ATGCCAGTGCTGTCGACGCGGATCGACCCAAAGTCCGCCACCTTTCGCGCTAATTACGAGGCGATGCTGGAGCAGGTTCGCTACCTGCAAGAGCAGCTTGCGCTCGCTCGTGCGGGTGGCGGTGACAAGTACGTTGCCCGCCATCGGGAACGGGGCAAGCTCCTGCCGCGCGAGCGCATCGAGTTGCTGCTCGATCCTGACGCTCCGTTTCTCGAGCTTTCGCCGCTGGCCGCGTGGGGCACGGAATATACCGTGGGCGGCGGCGTCGTCACGGGCGTCGGGGTCGTGCAGGGAGTCGAGTGCGTGATTGTCGCAAACGACCCCACCGTGAAGGGTGGCGCGGTGAACCCGTACGGCCTGGAGAAGAGTTTGCGGGCTTTAGAAATCTCGGCGAAGAACCGCCTGCCCTTGATTCACCTCACCGAGTCCGCTGGGGCTGACTTGCCCGTGCAGTCAAAGATTTTCGTGCCCGGCGGAAAAACCTTCCGAGAAATCACCCGCCGTTCGGCAGAGCGCGTGCCGACCATTTGCATTGTGTTCGGTAGTTCCACTGCGGGTGGAGCTTATGTCCCAGGCATGTCCGACTATGTGGTGATGGTCAAAGGCCAAGCCAAGGTGTTTCTCGGCGGGCCGCCGCTCGTGAAAATGGCAACCAACGAAGATGCAGATGAGGAAAGCCTCGGAGGTGCGGAGATGCATAGCCGCGTCTCCGGAGTGTCCGACTACCTCGCCGAAGACGAACGCGATGCGATTCGCATCGCCCGTGAAATTGTGGCGCACCTGAACTGGCGGAAACTCGGGCAGGCGCGCACGCGAGCGGTGGAAGAGCCGCGGTACGATCCGGAAGAACTTTTGGGCATTCCTTCTGTGGACTTACGGAAGCCGTTCGAGGTCCGCGAAGTCATCGCTCGGATCGTCGATGGCTCTTACTTCGAGGAGTTCAAGACCAACTACGGCACCACACTTGTGTGTGGGTGGGCGCACTTGCACGGCTACCCATTAGGAATTCTTGCCAACAACGGGATCCTCTTCTCCGACTCGTCGCAAAAGGCTGCCCAGTTCATCCAACTCTGCAACAAAATCGACGTGCCGATTTTGTTCTTGCAAAACATCACCGGCTACATGGTCGGGGTGCAGTACGAGCAAGGCGGAATCATCAAAGACGGCGCCAAGATGATCAACGCCGTGGCCAACTCGACGGTGCCGATGTTCACGGTCATGATCGGCAGCTCGTACGGAGCGGGCAATTACGGAATGTGCGGGCGAGCGTACGATCCGCGCTTTTTGTTTACCTGGCCCAACCACCGGATCGCAGTCATGGGACCGGAACAGCTCGCTGGTGTGATGTCCATCGTCCGCCGGCAAGCCGCTGAGCGCGCCGGGCAGCCCTACAACGAGGAGCAGGATCGCACAATCCGGCAAATGGTTGTGCAACAAATCGAGCAGGAGTCGCACGCCTTTTACGCCACGGCGCGTTTGTGGGACGATGGCATTATCGACCCGCGAGAAACCCGCACCGTGCTCGGCATTGCCATCAGCGCCGCGTTCAACAACGTGGTCAAAGGAAGCGACTCCTTCGGGGTCTTTCGCATGTAA
- a CDS encoding acyl-CoA dehydrogenase family protein, whose protein sequence is MTYEPGEDIYGSPEHRAFRETVRRFVQTELVPRAREFDKMGRIDKSLYRKMGELGFLGIRYDPRYGGLGLDYSYQAIFLEEIALCDNAGVAMGISVQTDMATPALHRFGSEELKQKYLVPAIRGEMVAAIAVTEPGAGSDVARIQTRAVRDGDYWVINGSKMYITNAATADWLCVLAVTDPEAKYNGFTQIIVPTDTPGFSYKLLDKIGNIGSDTGLLFFDDVRVPITNTIGDPQRGFQQQMMQFQDERMVPVVMAPVQAKQLWEITLQHCQERVVFGKPLAKHQVNQHKFVDMLIQITAAQEFSHRCIRLMMRGVDATRDISMAKVFNSNMLQYVATTCVQLFGGAGYCWENPAARAFVDSRLLTIGGGADEVMKQIVAKMLQI, encoded by the coding sequence GTGACATACGAACCAGGGGAAGACATCTACGGCAGCCCAGAGCATCGCGCGTTCCGGGAGACCGTGCGCCGCTTCGTACAAACGGAACTCGTCCCCCGCGCCCGCGAATTCGACAAGATGGGGCGGATTGACAAGTCCCTCTACCGCAAAATGGGCGAGTTGGGTTTTCTCGGAATCCGCTACGATCCGCGCTACGGTGGGCTCGGCCTCGACTATTCTTACCAGGCCATCTTTCTCGAAGAGATCGCTCTGTGCGACAACGCTGGGGTAGCCATGGGCATCTCGGTGCAAACGGACATGGCCACCCCGGCACTGCACCGCTTTGGCAGCGAAGAACTCAAGCAAAAGTACCTCGTGCCGGCGATCCGCGGAGAGATGGTGGCCGCCATCGCGGTTACGGAACCAGGCGCGGGTTCCGACGTTGCGCGCATCCAAACCCGTGCGGTGCGTGACGGCGATTATTGGGTCATCAATGGCTCCAAGATGTACATCACCAACGCCGCCACGGCCGATTGGCTCTGCGTGCTTGCCGTGACCGACCCGGAAGCCAAATACAACGGCTTTACCCAAATTATCGTGCCCACGGATACGCCCGGCTTTAGCTACAAGCTGCTCGACAAGATCGGGAACATCGGCTCGGATACAGGCCTGCTCTTCTTCGACGACGTGCGGGTTCCGATCACGAACACCATTGGCGACCCGCAGCGCGGGTTCCAGCAACAGATGATGCAATTTCAGGACGAGCGCATGGTCCCTGTGGTCATGGCGCCGGTGCAAGCGAAGCAGTTGTGGGAGATCACCCTACAGCATTGCCAGGAACGCGTGGTGTTCGGAAAGCCGCTCGCCAAGCATCAAGTGAACCAGCACAAATTTGTCGACATGCTTATCCAAATCACCGCCGCGCAGGAGTTTTCGCACCGCTGCATTCGCCTCATGATGCGCGGCGTCGATGCCACGCGCGACATCTCCATGGCGAAGGTGTTCAACAGCAACATGCTGCAGTACGTGGCCACCACCTGCGTGCAGCTTTTCGGAGGCGCGGGATATTGTTGGGAAAACCCTGCGGCGCGGGCGTTCGTGGACTCTCGCTTGCTCACGATCGGTGGTGGGGCCGACGAGGTCATGAAACAAATCGTGGCCAAAATGCTGCAAATCTGA
- a CDS encoding ROK family protein: MFIGIDLGGTKIEGAVLDEQRRVRFRERLPTNRDAGYSAIVARVAEMFRACCEVAGRIPPFVGIGTPGAVSVSDGRMKNCNTTCLNDQPLLEDLQRALGTTVLLENDANLFAWAEALCGAGRGYEFVFGVILGTGVGGGIVWRGQIWSGAQRLAGEWGHHRIALHGPECYCGQRGCVETLLSGPAVEAEALKERGVRAPLPDVVRAARSGEAAARRVLARFFENFGRALANVINILDPSCIVLGGGVSNIEELYTLGREAVARHVFGRDFATPILRHELGDSAGVIGAALLAAERERGG, encoded by the coding sequence ATGTTCATCGGGATCGATTTGGGCGGTACCAAGATCGAGGGAGCGGTGCTCGACGAGCAGCGGCGTGTGCGTTTCCGCGAGCGGCTTCCCACCAACCGCGATGCTGGCTACTCCGCCATCGTTGCCCGGGTTGCTGAGATGTTTCGCGCCTGCTGCGAGGTTGCCGGACGTATCCCGCCGTTCGTCGGCATCGGCACTCCGGGTGCCGTGTCGGTGAGCGATGGCCGGATGAAGAATTGCAACACGACGTGTTTGAACGACCAGCCCCTGTTGGAAGACTTGCAGCGTGCGCTCGGAACCACGGTCCTGCTGGAAAACGATGCGAATTTGTTTGCTTGGGCCGAAGCCCTGTGCGGTGCGGGGCGTGGCTACGAGTTCGTTTTTGGCGTGATTTTGGGCACCGGCGTGGGTGGGGGGATCGTGTGGCGTGGGCAGATTTGGTCGGGAGCGCAGCGCCTTGCTGGTGAGTGGGGCCACCATCGCATCGCCCTGCACGGGCCAGAATGTTACTGCGGGCAGCGCGGCTGCGTGGAAACCTTGCTCTCGGGGCCGGCCGTGGAAGCCGAGGCGCTAAAGGAACGAGGCGTTCGGGCTCCACTGCCCGACGTGGTGAGAGCGGCGCGCAGCGGAGAGGCTGCGGCGCGGCGCGTGTTGGCAAGGTTCTTCGAGAATTTTGGCCGAGCTCTCGCTAATGTCATCAATATCTTAGACCCAAGTTGCATTGTGCTGGGTGGCGGCGTGTCGAACATCGAGGAGCTTTACACTCTGGGCCGCGAGGCGGTGGCGCGCCACGTTTTCGGGCGGGACTTCGCCACGCCCATTCTCCGGCACGAACTGGGTGACTCGGCGGGTGTGATTGGCGCAGCGCTACTGGCTGCGGAACGCGAGCGCGGCGGATGA
- a CDS encoding acyl-CoA dehydrogenase family protein has translation MAWDFCTEPEFQQKLDWMDAFVRERVEPLDVAFPDPAAPYDRRDPTLRALTQPMKEEVKRQGLWACHLGPELGGPGYGQVKLALMNEILGRSQWAPTIFGCQAPDSGNAEILAAYGTEAQKRRYLEPLLAGDIVSCFAMTEPQGGSDPRGFRCRAFRDGDHWVLSGEKYFASHADLAEFLIVMAITNPDVPVHRGASMFLVPRDTPGLNIVRRIGLGTETLGAGHHCLIHFEDCRVPADHLLGPEGEGFAIAQTRLGGGRIHHAMRTVAMAKKALQMMCERALSRQVQGEPLASKQLVQQMIADSFVQLEQFRLLVLYAAWHIDQGHREQARLYIAAAKIQMAEVLHDVIRRAVQLHGALGCSNELPLMRWWVAVPVMGIADGPTEVHKLTVARQVLKQHKPYPGPWPPEFLPTQLEAARQHLGLPSRARSSRSETKA, from the coding sequence ATGGCTTGGGACTTTTGCACGGAGCCGGAATTCCAGCAGAAGTTGGATTGGATGGATGCCTTTGTGCGCGAGCGCGTGGAGCCGCTCGATGTAGCGTTTCCCGACCCGGCCGCCCCCTACGACCGGCGGGATCCCACGTTGCGAGCGCTGACGCAGCCAATGAAAGAGGAGGTCAAACGCCAAGGGCTGTGGGCGTGCCACTTGGGGCCGGAACTTGGTGGACCGGGTTACGGGCAGGTAAAGCTTGCGCTGATGAACGAAATCCTCGGGCGCTCGCAGTGGGCACCGACCATTTTTGGTTGCCAAGCGCCGGATTCGGGCAACGCGGAAATCTTGGCGGCCTACGGCACCGAGGCGCAAAAGCGCCGCTACTTGGAACCGCTACTGGCGGGCGACATCGTATCCTGTTTCGCCATGACGGAACCCCAGGGCGGAAGCGATCCGAGAGGCTTTCGTTGCCGGGCGTTCCGTGACGGCGACCACTGGGTCCTGAGTGGCGAGAAGTACTTTGCCTCGCACGCCGACCTTGCGGAGTTCTTGATCGTGATGGCGATCACTAATCCGGACGTGCCCGTGCACCGCGGCGCCTCCATGTTTTTGGTACCGCGCGACACCCCCGGGTTGAACATTGTGCGTCGCATCGGACTAGGGACCGAAACCCTCGGCGCCGGTCACCATTGTCTCATTCACTTCGAAGACTGTCGGGTACCTGCCGACCACTTGCTGGGGCCGGAAGGAGAGGGCTTCGCCATTGCCCAGACGCGGCTGGGCGGCGGGCGTATTCATCACGCCATGCGCACTGTGGCCATGGCTAAAAAGGCGCTCCAAATGATGTGCGAGCGGGCCCTTAGCCGCCAGGTACAGGGAGAGCCGCTGGCCAGCAAGCAGTTGGTGCAACAAATGATTGCCGATTCGTTCGTGCAACTCGAACAGTTTCGGCTACTCGTCCTATACGCCGCCTGGCACATCGATCAAGGCCACCGCGAGCAGGCTCGGCTGTACATTGCTGCGGCAAAAATTCAGATGGCTGAGGTCTTGCACGACGTCATCCGTAGAGCGGTGCAGCTCCACGGTGCGCTCGGGTGCTCGAACGAGCTGCCGTTGATGCGTTGGTGGGTTGCGGTGCCGGTGATGGGCATTGCCGATGGGCCGACGGAAGTGCACAAACTGACGGTTGCCCGCCAAGTTCTTAAGCAACACAAGCCGTACCCGGGTCCGTGGCCGCCTGAATTTTTACCCACACAGCTCGAGGCAGCACGGCAACACCTCGGCCTCCCATCTCGAGCTCGGAGCTCGCGGAGCGAGACAAAAGCGTAG
- a CDS encoding YbhB/YbcL family Raf kinase inhibitor-like protein: MPVERAVLNVKCADRQSLGRKRRHVPAVPFLLALVAALAFKGGQAMALKIESPAFSHNGAIPAKYTCDGDDISPPLRWSDVPQGAKSLVLIVDDPDAPDPAAPRMTWVHWVLYNLPPDATALPEGVSRQQLPPGTKEGLNDWKRTGYGGPCPPIGRHRYFFKLYALDTTLPDLGPATKAQVEQAIKGHVLEHAELVGTYQKARR, encoded by the coding sequence ATGCCGGTCGAGAGAGCGGTGCTGAATGTGAAGTGCGCCGATCGGCAATCACTCGGGCGGAAACGGCGGCATGTTCCGGCGGTGCCTTTTCTGCTCGCTTTGGTTGCAGCTTTGGCATTCAAGGGAGGACAGGCCATGGCACTCAAAATCGAGTCGCCAGCATTTTCGCACAATGGCGCGATTCCCGCGAAGTACACTTGCGACGGCGACGACATATCGCCGCCGCTGCGCTGGTCTGACGTACCTCAAGGGGCGAAGAGTCTGGTGCTGATCGTCGACGACCCCGATGCTCCCGACCCGGCGGCGCCACGCATGACGTGGGTTCACTGGGTACTTTACAACTTGCCTCCCGACGCAACCGCCTTGCCCGAGGGAGTCAGTCGGCAACAGCTTCCGCCTGGCACCAAAGAGGGGCTCAACGATTGGAAGCGCACGGGCTACGGGGGGCCCTGCCCGCCTATCGGACGCCATCGTTACTTTTTCAAGCTGTACGCTCTCGACACAACGCTTCCCGACCTCGGTCCGGCTACAAAAGCGCAGGTCGAGCAAGCAATAAAAGGCCACGTACTCGAGCACGCCGAGCTCGTGGGTACGTACCAAAAAGCTCGGCGCTAG
- a CDS encoding TIGR01777 family oxidoreductase → MPEFRYESTIPVDASIAYAWHARPGAFERLTPPWIRVDVERRSGTLEQGDVFLVFHAGPLRLRWHARHLDGKPGVEFRDRMLSGPFAAWDHMHRFVSLGKEQFRMEDEVHYRILRRPEFLDPLLDAAVVRSELKRTFAYRHRVLAHDLSWHRELSAKPLRFLVTGASGLIGSTLCPFLSAGGHTVITAVRGRPRSESQVRWNPSTGEIAPPSSGSVDVVVHLAGANVGEGRWTPERKTEIRNSRVAATAKLAEQLARWKKRPQVLIAASAIGFYGNRGDAWMEETSSPGEGFLASVCQEWEAAVQPAEQAGIRVVRLRIGVVLSPRGGALKRLLWPFWLGFGGPTGSGDQFMSWITPDDLAAAILFCAHNQELEGPVNAVAPNPVTNRAFAGALGRALRRPALVPFPAAAVRLVFGEMGEELILSSTRVRPARLLQAGFRFRYDTIDQALSHVLGARNAGRVSNGK, encoded by the coding sequence ATGCCCGAGTTCAGATACGAGTCGACGATCCCGGTTGACGCCTCCATTGCCTATGCATGGCACGCGCGCCCCGGTGCCTTCGAACGCCTCACCCCACCTTGGATTCGTGTGGACGTGGAGCGACGCAGCGGAACCCTTGAACAAGGCGACGTCTTCCTAGTGTTCCACGCGGGTCCACTTCGGCTGCGCTGGCATGCTCGTCATCTCGACGGCAAGCCCGGAGTGGAGTTTCGCGATCGCATGCTTAGCGGTCCGTTTGCCGCGTGGGATCACATGCATCGCTTCGTATCCTTAGGGAAAGAGCAGTTTCGAATGGAGGACGAGGTGCACTATCGGATCCTGCGGCGCCCGGAGTTTCTCGATCCGTTGCTCGACGCTGCCGTGGTGCGCAGCGAGCTCAAGCGAACTTTTGCCTACCGCCACCGGGTACTCGCTCATGACTTGAGCTGGCACCGCGAGCTTTCCGCGAAACCGCTGCGGTTCCTTGTAACCGGCGCCAGTGGCCTAATCGGCTCCACGCTCTGCCCATTTCTCAGCGCTGGCGGACACACGGTCATCACCGCGGTGCGCGGGCGGCCACGCTCGGAATCGCAGGTCCGCTGGAATCCATCCACCGGAGAGATTGCCCCGCCATCGAGCGGCTCCGTCGATGTGGTCGTGCACCTTGCCGGTGCCAACGTCGGCGAAGGTCGGTGGACGCCGGAGCGCAAGACGGAGATCCGTAATAGTCGAGTCGCGGCCACCGCCAAGTTGGCGGAGCAACTGGCACGGTGGAAAAAGCGTCCGCAGGTGCTCATTGCTGCCTCCGCCATTGGGTTTTATGGGAACCGTGGCGACGCCTGGATGGAAGAAACCAGCTCTCCCGGAGAGGGGTTCCTCGCCTCCGTTTGCCAAGAATGGGAGGCTGCCGTTCAACCAGCCGAACAAGCGGGCATTCGGGTGGTACGCTTGCGGATTGGCGTGGTTCTGAGTCCACGCGGCGGCGCGCTCAAACGACTCCTCTGGCCCTTTTGGCTCGGGTTCGGCGGCCCGACCGGAAGCGGCGATCAGTTCATGAGTTGGATCACGCCCGACGACCTCGCGGCGGCGATTCTGTTTTGCGCCCACAACCAAGAGTTAGAAGGACCGGTAAACGCAGTGGCCCCGAACCCAGTTACCAACCGAGCGTTTGCTGGTGCACTCGGCCGCGCCCTTCGCCGCCCAGCGCTCGTCCCCTTCCCCGCTGCGGCCGTACGCCTCGTATTCGGTGAAATGGGTGAGGAGCTCATTCTCTCCAGCACCCGCGTCCGCCCCGCCCGGCTACTCCAGGCGGGGTTTCGCTTCCGTTACGACACGATCGATCAAGCCCTGAGTCACGTTCTCGGCGCTCGAAATGCAGGGAGAGTTTCCAACGGCAAGTAA
- a CDS encoding MaoC/PaaZ C-terminal domain-containing protein: protein MPIDVQKAMGAQLPATTGAWNPDQVILYHLGIGAGMNKPTDAKELEYTYERYLKVLPSFAVIPVFGALGGMNNIPGISINLAMVLHGEQEIVLHRPLPVSAEIENTARVAGIYDKGKAALIVLEVNTKEKGGAPLFTNRFTIFARGEGGFGGDPGPKAQHEMPSRQPDAVTESPTMPHQALLYRLSGDKNPLHCDPEFAKLAGFEKPILHGLCSFGIVCKAVVDTLLDGAVDKVASYAARFSGVVYPGETIVTSMWKEDGKIVIAAKTKERDTPVISNSAIQLR from the coding sequence ATGCCGATTGACGTGCAAAAAGCAATGGGGGCGCAGCTCCCCGCCACGACGGGCGCGTGGAATCCAGACCAAGTGATCCTTTACCACTTGGGGATCGGGGCTGGGATGAACAAACCCACAGACGCGAAGGAGCTCGAATACACTTACGAGCGCTATCTCAAGGTTCTGCCCAGCTTTGCGGTGATTCCGGTGTTTGGCGCGCTCGGCGGGATGAACAACATCCCCGGCATCAGCATCAATCTCGCAATGGTGCTCCACGGCGAACAGGAGATTGTGCTCCATCGGCCGCTGCCAGTATCGGCCGAAATCGAAAACACGGCCCGCGTGGCCGGCATTTACGACAAGGGCAAGGCAGCGCTCATTGTGTTGGAAGTGAACACGAAAGAAAAGGGCGGGGCGCCGCTGTTCACCAACCGGTTTACGATTTTTGCCCGCGGCGAGGGCGGCTTTGGTGGCGACCCTGGGCCCAAAGCTCAGCACGAGATGCCAAGCCGTCAGCCCGACGCTGTGACCGAGTCGCCCACGATGCCCCACCAGGCGCTGCTCTATCGGCTCTCCGGGGATAAAAACCCGCTCCACTGCGACCCGGAGTTCGCCAAGCTTGCCGGCTTTGAGAAGCCCATCCTACACGGGCTCTGCTCGTTTGGAATCGTATGTAAGGCGGTGGTGGATACGCTGCTCGATGGTGCGGTGGATAAAGTGGCATCGTACGCGGCTCGCTTCTCGGGTGTGGTGTACCCGGGGGAGACCATCGTCACCTCGATGTGGAAAGAGGATGGCAAAATCGTCATTGCCGCAAAAACCAAAGAACGCGACACACCCGTAATCAGCAATTCTGCTATCCAATTGCGCTAA